GCGAATAGTATATAAATGGTTATCTAGGGGCTGTTCACATTTATTTTAACCATATGATTACAGCCACCAATGTTACCATTGCCTCATAGTTTCTTGCAAGTTTTTCATATCTTGTGGCAATTCGCCGGAATTCTTTCATTCGCTGAAAGAGCCTTTCAACCAGATTGCGCTCTTTATACAAATGCTTGTCATATTTCCGTTGTTCTAATCTATTACATTTAGGCGGGATAACTGCAACAGCACCAGCCTGTATTATTGAAGACACAAAAGCATTGGAATCGTACCCTCTGTCAGCAATCACATAAGCAGGTGAAAATCCTGCGATGAGATTATCTGCCTGAGCGTATTCCGACTCCTGTCCTCCCGTAAGGATAAACCTTACAGGGTTGCCATGTGAATCCACAGATGCATGAATCTTAGTACTCAGACCGCCTCTGGAACGCCCTTGGCATTCTTGGTTTTGGCAGTTTTTTTTGATGCACCATGTTGATGAACCCTTACAATACTGCCGTCTACCATAAGGTACTCAAGGTCTGCATCTCCAGACAGCTCTGCAAATACTTTCTGCCAAACATCCTTTTTAGCCCATCTGTCATAACGTACGTATACACTATGCCATTTGCCAAAGCAGGGGTGCATGTCACGCCAAGGACTACCTGTTCTGGCTATCCATAAGACTGCTTCTACAAAAAGACGGTTATCTTTAGCTGTTACTCCGCTGTCGCTCTTTTTTCCGGGGAGCATATCTTTGATGCGTTCCCATTGTTCATCTGATAATTGAGCTCTATACATAAAATACTCCAATTATTTCATTGGAATATATATCGGCATTAATTTAAATGTGAACAGCCCCTAGTTAAGTAAATATACAAGAAGATATAAAATATTATTTGCAGGGTTCGATTATGTACCAAATATACAAGGGCAAAAGCCTGGTTCCTATTATTATATTTTCAGCACTTGGTTTGCTGGGCAATATCCATAGCTATGAAATCTTTTTCAATGTCAATCTAACATTTGGAGGAGTATTCGCTGTTCTGGCAGTTATGCTGTTAGGGCGTGTCGGAGTTATTGCT
This window of the Denitrovibrio acetiphilus DSM 12809 genome carries:
- a CDS encoding IS5 family transposase (programmed frameshift); this encodes MYRAQLSDEQWERIKDMLPGKKSDSGVTAKDNRLFVEAVLWIARTGSPWRDMHPCFGKWHSVYVRYDRWAKKDVWQKVFAELSGDADLEYLMVDGSIVRVHQHGAFKKNCQNQECQGRSRGGLSTKIHASVDSHGNPVRFILTGGQESEYAQADNLIAGFSPAYVIADRGYDSNAFVSSIIQAGAVAVIPPKCNRLEQRKYDKHLYKERNLVERLFQRMKEFRRIATRYEKLARNYEAMVTLVAVIIWLK